In Micromonospora sp. NBC_01813, the following are encoded in one genomic region:
- a CDS encoding DUF3000 domain-containing protein: protein MAPLTALPEAFHRAVTGLRAVAPREEIQIEEVGAPQRLAPYAFALSATVLRGSDEVATGRLVLLHDPAGHDAWQGTLRLVTYVTADLEVDLVADPLLPGVGWTWLTDALETHGATYTAIGGTVTQTCSTRFGELAGPPAGGDIEIRASWTPLDTGLSAHLLAWCDLLASTAGLPPPGVTALPARWPPTAG from the coding sequence ATGGCCCCCCTTACCGCGTTGCCCGAGGCGTTCCATCGCGCCGTCACCGGACTACGCGCGGTCGCCCCACGGGAGGAGATCCAGATCGAGGAGGTCGGCGCGCCGCAGCGGCTCGCGCCGTACGCGTTCGCGCTGAGCGCCACCGTCCTGCGCGGCTCGGACGAGGTGGCGACCGGGCGGCTGGTCCTGTTACACGATCCGGCCGGGCACGACGCGTGGCAGGGCACCCTGCGGCTGGTGACCTATGTCACCGCCGATCTGGAGGTCGACCTGGTCGCCGATCCGCTGCTACCCGGCGTCGGCTGGACCTGGCTGACCGACGCGTTGGAGACGCACGGCGCGACCTACACCGCGATCGGCGGCACCGTCACCCAGACCTGTTCCACCCGCTTCGGGGAGCTCGCCGGTCCGCCGGCCGGCGGGGACATCGAGATCCGGGCGTCGTGGACTCCGTTGGACACCGGGCTCAGTGCCCATCTGCTCGCCTGGTGCGACCTGCTGGCTTCGACGGCCGGGTTACCGCCGCCCGGCGTCACGGCGCTGCCCGCCCGTTGGCCGCCCACCGCCGGCTGA